One Paenibacillus riograndensis SBR5 DNA segment encodes these proteins:
- a CDS encoding stalk domain-containing protein, giving the protein MKSKKMIIATMVFGMAVTGSAGVYAGTNLQKISAYLNHSIGFKVNGAAYTPVDNNGKKLAPITYNDTTYLPVRAMADALKVPVTFDPSTNQVVLGSGAGTTTPGNGSAVTLAAVQYSAAQKEAITKAFSAFQGFETAYAPLQMTSGDSFQKVAGGSDGVRFLFSHMSVDISPRDYAYEYDGTTVKLSTGAAGKWYTPSDIPMLTFKLDDRYVTLSSPDKTLSKAQLEQVAAGVAKLSK; this is encoded by the coding sequence ATGAAAAGCAAAAAAATGATCATAGCAACCATGGTATTCGGAATGGCAGTCACCGGCTCAGCGGGGGTGTATGCAGGGACCAATCTGCAGAAGATCAGCGCCTACCTCAACCACAGCATCGGGTTCAAAGTAAACGGAGCCGCGTACACACCGGTAGACAATAATGGAAAGAAGCTTGCGCCAATCACGTATAATGATACAACTTACCTGCCTGTCCGTGCGATGGCGGATGCGCTCAAGGTGCCGGTAACCTTCGATCCTTCAACCAATCAGGTTGTACTGGGTTCTGGAGCGGGAACAACGACGCCGGGTAACGGTTCAGCGGTCACATTAGCTGCCGTTCAATACAGTGCCGCCCAAAAAGAAGCCATCACCAAGGCATTTTCCGCCTTCCAGGGCTTCGAAACTGCCTATGCGCCGCTGCAAATGACCAGTGGGGACAGCTTCCAGAAGGTGGCCGGAGGCTCCGATGGCGTCAGATTCCTCTTCAGCCATATGAGCGTGGATATCTCGCCACGGGATTACGCTTATGAGTACGATGGCACGACAGTAAAGCTTTCGACCGGGGCTGCCGGCAAATGGTATACGCCTTCGGATATCCCGATGCTGACCTTTAAGCTGGATGACCGTTATGTTACTCTCAGCTCGCCGGACAAAACGCTGAGCAAAGCCCAGCTTGAACAAGTAGCGGCAGGTGTAGCCAAACTAAGCAAATAA
- a CDS encoding DUF4023 family protein: protein MDTHEFVEKFQENMKKAEKNKRRGKGSPEAKLATKQHGTNK from the coding sequence ATGGACACTCACGAGTTCGTGGAAAAGTTTCAGGAGAACATGAAAAAGGCGGAGAAAAACAAGCGCCGCGGCAAAGGCTCACCGGAAGCCAAACTGGCCACCAAGCAGCACGGCACGAATAAATAG
- a CDS encoding WYL domain-containing protein: MNPFEKIFNYRVISRMEDTGVFLSTSHERSWLKLMLGHPSAAEAFSGVTLDKLRSLVEQEEAMEIAEDLIHKAPTTEVQVYHPLVRVLRRSIQHHQGIQVSFGLTNGQPGPEQSGLPYRLEYSMVKREWYLLWYSWTRRDFMSIRLQKIAAVCEIPASPELVRTTQAEIQRILESRRQSVVIEVLPGYNKELSRILYAFSCFEKEVRYDEEKDTYFISLTYLGNEGEYVLSKMRFLGKRVRIVEGSWLKKRMRESALKALALYQASPDQTRPGQE; this comes from the coding sequence ATGAATCCTTTTGAGAAAATCTTTAATTACCGCGTCATCTCCCGTATGGAGGATACCGGTGTCTTTCTCTCAACTTCACATGAACGCTCCTGGCTGAAGCTGATGCTGGGCCATCCGTCTGCGGCCGAAGCGTTTTCCGGGGTGACGCTTGATAAGCTGAGGTCGCTGGTGGAGCAGGAAGAGGCTATGGAGATCGCAGAGGATTTGATCCATAAGGCTCCGACCACAGAGGTACAGGTCTATCATCCGCTGGTGCGCGTGCTGCGCCGCAGTATTCAGCATCACCAAGGCATTCAGGTGAGTTTTGGCCTGACCAACGGGCAACCCGGACCGGAGCAGTCCGGTCTCCCCTACCGCCTGGAATATTCCATGGTCAAAAGGGAATGGTATCTGCTGTGGTACAGCTGGACACGCCGCGACTTTATGAGCATCCGGCTCCAAAAAATAGCAGCAGTATGCGAAATCCCGGCCTCTCCTGAGCTTGTCCGCACGACTCAAGCTGAGATTCAGCGAATTCTGGAAAGCCGCAGACAGAGCGTCGTGATTGAAGTTCTCCCCGGCTACAACAAGGAATTGTCGCGGATTCTCTACGCCTTTTCCTGCTTTGAGAAGGAAGTCCGGTATGATGAGGAAAAGGACACCTATTTCATCTCCTTAACCTATCTGGGCAATGAAGGGGAATATGTCCTGTCCAAAATGCGCTTTTTGGGCAAACGGGTAAGGATCGTGGAAGGGAGCTGGCTAAAAAAACGCATGCGGGAATCCGCTTTGAAGGCACTGGCCCTTTATCAAGCCTCCCCGGATCAGACACGGCCAGGCCAGGAATGA
- a CDS encoding helix-turn-helix transcriptional regulator: MAKESFDKEIQFLRMLVLTSGAYSRQQFAERLGISVHTFDKTLKKLKEVANTLLEQPPEAQGQVFTDAFRSNYYESADPLLLFLFQAKSLKETESLRISRILAALNDSQELSMRDLLDICCSGLDLDSAFPDEKTIRGDLKYLEEVGAIVKGAGPRPYRYRLNNDLVRQLSREELLDLFDFVDIMANTQLPSVQGYLLRDSLKKELVRQDEEKQAIEPFLYKYHYYSRILDEAHLSVLLSAIRGRRKVQFLYFSPKASTSYASQNTNPLFERESSGRTETALPLKIVYDHQYGRWYLLTHSKHQGIRKYRLEGMMQIEAGETVAEELFLAEKSALEQKISTSWLIDTGRPVTVRAKFLNPQRRDSARNFVKERVLLQGQWGTITEEALHFFIYEITVNGTTEIKPWLRSFGSSCEVLAPRQLREELVAEWKEILDYYESF, from the coding sequence ATGGCCAAGGAAAGCTTTGATAAGGAAATCCAGTTTCTGCGGATGCTGGTATTGACCAGCGGTGCTTACAGCCGCCAGCAGTTTGCCGAACGTCTCGGCATCTCGGTCCATACCTTCGATAAAACCCTGAAGAAGCTGAAGGAAGTCGCTAACACTCTGCTGGAACAGCCGCCGGAAGCACAAGGCCAAGTCTTCACCGATGCGTTCCGGTCTAATTACTATGAATCCGCCGATCCTCTGCTGCTGTTTCTTTTTCAGGCCAAGTCACTCAAGGAAACCGAAAGTCTGAGAATCTCACGGATTCTTGCTGCCCTGAACGACAGTCAAGAGCTGAGCATGAGAGATCTGCTGGACATTTGCTGCAGCGGACTGGACCTGGACAGCGCTTTTCCCGATGAAAAAACGATCCGCGGCGATCTGAAATATTTGGAGGAAGTAGGGGCGATTGTCAAAGGGGCAGGTCCGCGCCCTTACCGCTACCGGCTCAACAATGATCTGGTTAGGCAATTGTCCAGGGAGGAACTGCTGGATCTGTTCGACTTCGTGGATATTATGGCCAATACCCAGCTGCCCTCTGTCCAAGGCTATTTGCTGCGCGACAGTCTGAAAAAAGAGCTGGTCCGGCAGGATGAGGAGAAGCAGGCGATTGAGCCTTTTCTATATAAATACCATTATTATTCCAGAATTCTGGATGAAGCCCACTTGTCTGTACTGCTCTCAGCGATCAGGGGCCGCCGCAAAGTTCAGTTTCTCTACTTCTCACCAAAAGCCAGCACCAGCTATGCCTCCCAAAACACCAATCCCCTTTTCGAGCGTGAATCCAGCGGCCGAACTGAAACAGCGCTGCCGCTCAAGATCGTCTACGATCATCAGTACGGCAGATGGTATTTACTCACCCATAGCAAACACCAGGGTATCCGTAAATACCGGCTGGAAGGCATGATGCAAATTGAAGCAGGTGAGACCGTTGCCGAAGAGTTGTTCTTGGCCGAAAAATCTGCTCTGGAGCAGAAAATCTCCACCAGCTGGCTGATCGACACCGGGCGTCCCGTTACTGTCCGTGCCAAATTCCTCAATCCGCAGCGCAGGGACTCCGCCCGTAATTTTGTGAAGGAGCGTGTGCTGCTGCAAGGGCAGTGGGGGACGATTACAGAGGAAGCTCTGCACTTTTTCATCTATGAAATCACTGTGAACGGAACGACAGAAATCAAACCCTGGCTGCGCAGCTTTGGCTCAAGCTGTGAAGTGCTGGCTCCAAGACAGCTCCGTGAGGAGCTGGTGGCCGAATGGAAGGAGATTCTGGACTACTATGAATCCTTTTGA
- a CDS encoding TROVE domain-containing protein, giving the protein MSFASKLFSSKKPNARNQEGYPAYTRSVEEQYLQMLLTNTMSNTFYADQQELLDNAAELHEQMALEQPEFMAKALIYARSEGFMRLQPLFGLAVLSGTRPDVFAKVFKKVVQIPSDLSDFLTILQGLGRGEGGRAVKRQVNLFLAGISEYWALKYNGRGRGRGYSLGDAIATAHPKPADLKQQALFRYLRGQEANLALLPQVEAMEKLKQAGSAEEQIAWIERGKLPYSAVTGAIKPSQEVWNAILYQMPTFALLRHLNTLLRSGVLADQKNLDYVVGRLVDQDALRKARILPFRFATAFRQVSEPELRDALREAVDLTFDNLPDMGGRTAIFLDISGSMQGEYLEIGSVFALALYKKTQGKSLFWLFDTAVADAKPSRRDSILGQAERIHARGGTDTGAPVRKLLEHRTKVDQIIIITDEQQNSGSPFYQQLKLYRKKLNPDVKAFVVDIAPYRHAMVPEQDEQTYYVYGWSDTVLSYIAQSVQGYGSMTERVAAMEL; this is encoded by the coding sequence ATGAGCTTTGCTTCCAAGCTGTTTAGTTCCAAGAAGCCAAATGCCCGGAACCAGGAAGGGTATCCTGCTTATACGCGTTCTGTGGAAGAGCAGTATCTGCAGATGCTTTTAACTAACACAATGAGTAACACGTTCTATGCCGACCAGCAGGAGCTTCTAGATAATGCGGCGGAGCTGCATGAGCAAATGGCCCTTGAACAGCCGGAGTTTATGGCTAAAGCGCTGATCTATGCCCGCAGCGAAGGGTTCATGAGACTTCAGCCGCTGTTCGGGCTGGCGGTGCTGTCCGGCACCCGTCCGGATGTGTTCGCTAAAGTCTTCAAGAAGGTTGTGCAAATCCCGTCAGACCTGTCCGATTTCCTGACGATCCTGCAAGGATTGGGACGCGGGGAGGGGGGCCGTGCGGTGAAGCGGCAGGTCAATCTGTTCCTGGCGGGAATCAGCGAATACTGGGCGCTGAAATACAATGGCCGCGGCCGTGGCCGTGGCTACAGTCTCGGCGATGCCATTGCCACGGCTCATCCGAAGCCGGCCGATCTCAAGCAGCAGGCCTTGTTCCGTTACTTGCGCGGCCAGGAGGCTAATCTGGCGCTTCTGCCTCAGGTGGAAGCCATGGAGAAGCTGAAGCAGGCCGGGTCTGCCGAGGAGCAGATCGCCTGGATCGAGCGGGGCAAGCTTCCTTACTCAGCCGTAACGGGGGCGATCAAACCTTCACAGGAAGTCTGGAATGCCATCCTGTACCAGATGCCGACGTTTGCGCTGCTCCGCCATTTGAATACGCTCTTGCGGTCCGGCGTGCTTGCAGATCAGAAGAACTTGGATTATGTTGTGGGCAGGCTGGTGGACCAGGATGCACTGCGCAAGGCAAGAATTCTGCCTTTCCGTTTTGCCACGGCGTTCCGTCAGGTCAGCGAGCCCGAGCTTCGGGATGCGCTGAGGGAAGCTGTTGACCTGACTTTTGACAACCTGCCAGACATGGGAGGACGAACCGCGATATTTCTCGATATTTCCGGCTCGATGCAGGGGGAGTACTTGGAGATTGGTTCGGTATTTGCGCTGGCTCTCTATAAGAAAACCCAAGGGAAGTCGCTGTTCTGGCTCTTCGACACCGCCGTTGCGGATGCCAAGCCTTCCCGGCGGGACAGCATTCTCGGGCAGGCCGAACGTATACATGCCCGTGGAGGAACCGATACCGGCGCACCGGTCCGCAAGCTGCTGGAGCATCGCACCAAGGTGGATCAGATCATCATCATCACCGATGAGCAGCAGAACAGCGGCAGCCCGTTCTACCAGCAGCTCAAGCTGTACCGTAAGAAGTTGAATCCCGATGTTAAGGCATTTGTCGTCGATATCGCACCTTACCGTCATGCCATGGTGCCTGAGCAGGATGAGCAGACCTATTATGTCTATGGCTGGAGTGACACCGTGTTATCCTATATCGCCCAGTCAGTGCAAGGATATGGGTCAATGACAGAGCGGGTGGCGGCGATGGAATTATAA
- a CDS encoding sensor histidine kinase, with product MLFPGKWYKKHLKNNLFMKIILIFSIIAVVTTITFSYLMFLLMSQSVVQRQLEIQKRTVESVNDYMQHKYNAVQTMMRDVYRDSELTANTSYLLEHPYQDYVTYRLDRYLNETSTTTDSVQFFRNQLEDDPDIRRLLLYSSVKQQLYVFNDRENFNIISTNAAHSLVPDALYLEEASSVTLPNIWVRKTISLSDSPMFSIRVPINDKQSLRNIGQLLVFYDADHIWKSMGDYKDDFKGDIIVLSADNDVLFDSSGTFYGKKYPYPEQIEAIYADGEKVNGMLITKLTHTQGGFTVLSAVPERELAATYRGLRNMIVIICLICILFAVITPSLFISNFATRAHNIIRFTRKVKNGDLDARIADVKEDELGQISKSFNDMLDELNLYIDRVFKAEIKQKHSEISALEARVNPHFLYNTLEVIRMRAISQGAADVGEMIYSLSVLFKSYVHPKAKHTMKDELEACRLYLELFRIRYKDKFSYELHCPKELEGRVVLKMSLQPIVENYILHGMRTDRSDNHISIHLAKEGVILRAVVTDNGRGIKQERLEQIQHDLLDKDSSSESFGLRSINERMKLLYGEPHGLAVDSEEGKGTTVTVCFPDLGEEEPTYV from the coding sequence ATGCTGTTCCCGGGGAAATGGTACAAAAAGCATTTGAAGAACAATCTGTTTATGAAGATCATTCTGATCTTCTCCATTATAGCTGTGGTTACGACCATTACATTCTCCTACCTGATGTTCCTTCTGATGTCGCAATCCGTTGTGCAAAGACAGCTGGAAATCCAGAAACGGACCGTGGAGAGCGTAAATGACTATATGCAGCACAAATACAATGCCGTGCAGACGATGATGCGCGATGTGTACCGGGACAGTGAACTCACGGCCAATACATCCTACCTGCTGGAGCATCCCTACCAGGATTATGTCACCTACCGGCTCGACCGGTATCTCAATGAGACGAGCACTACCACGGACAGCGTGCAGTTTTTCCGCAACCAGCTGGAGGATGATCCCGATATCCGCAGGCTGCTGCTCTACAGTTCTGTAAAACAGCAGCTGTACGTATTCAATGACCGGGAGAATTTCAATATTATCTCCACCAACGCGGCGCATTCCCTGGTGCCGGATGCATTGTACCTGGAGGAAGCCAGCAGTGTGACGCTGCCGAATATCTGGGTCCGCAAAACCATCTCCCTCTCCGATTCCCCCATGTTTTCCATCCGTGTGCCTATCAATGATAAGCAGTCATTGCGCAATATCGGCCAGCTGCTGGTCTTCTACGATGCAGATCATATCTGGAAGAGCATGGGGGATTACAAGGATGATTTCAAAGGCGATATTATCGTGCTGTCGGCGGACAATGATGTATTGTTTGACAGCTCCGGGACATTCTATGGCAAGAAATATCCATATCCCGAGCAGATCGAAGCCATCTATGCGGATGGTGAAAAAGTGAACGGCATGCTGATTACGAAGCTGACGCATACGCAAGGCGGTTTTACCGTGCTCAGTGCGGTGCCGGAGCGGGAGCTTGCCGCAACTTACAGAGGCCTGCGCAACATGATTGTGATCATTTGCCTGATCTGCATCCTGTTCGCGGTGATTACCCCGTCGCTGTTCATCAGTAATTTTGCCACCCGGGCGCATAACATTATCCGCTTTACCCGCAAGGTAAAGAACGGAGATCTCGATGCCCGTATCGCGGATGTGAAGGAAGATGAGCTGGGCCAGATTTCCAAAAGCTTCAACGATATGCTGGACGAGCTGAACCTGTACATCGACAGGGTGTTTAAGGCAGAGATCAAGCAGAAGCACAGCGAGATTTCGGCGCTTGAAGCCAGGGTCAATCCGCATTTTCTCTACAACACGCTGGAAGTTATCCGCATGCGCGCTATTTCACAGGGGGCGGCGGATGTCGGAGAGATGATCTACAGCTTATCCGTTTTATTCAAAAGCTATGTCCATCCGAAGGCGAAGCACACTATGAAAGACGAGCTGGAAGCCTGCCGGCTGTATCTGGAGCTGTTCCGCATCCGGTATAAGGACAAATTTTCTTATGAGCTGCATTGCCCCAAGGAACTGGAAGGACGGGTTGTACTAAAAATGTCGCTCCAGCCTATTGTTGAGAATTATATCCTTCACGGTATGCGGACAGACCGCAGCGATAACCATATCTCGATTCATCTGGCGAAGGAAGGTGTGATTCTGCGCGCCGTGGTTACTGATAACGGCCGTGGCATCAAGCAGGAGCGGCTGGAGCAGATTCAGCACGATCTGCTGGATAAGGACAGCTCTTCAGAGTCCTTTGGCCTGCGGAGCATTAATGAGCGGATGAAGCTGCTGTATGGGGAACCGCACGGGTTAGCGGTTGATAGTGAAGAAGGCAAGGGAACGACTGTGACTGTATGTTTCCCGGATCTGGGTGAGGAGGAGCCAACCTATGTATAA
- a CDS encoding response regulator transcription factor codes for MYKVFIVDDEPFIIEGLYDIVDWAGMGMEIVGRAENGQEALEALTSLRADILITDISMPLMNGLDLIRAVRKLQPGMKVIILSGYDEFGYLKEGMTLGIENYLLKPINLEEFKATLSNTVEKLHMSRVEDELNAQSISILRDNIMHRWLREQIGANEFRERSELLGIQLDKPLLLAALLRPGKAAVGGEFLKAVSDALGDSRSAILFQDMEGDTVLLHGLSEYQRGKEEVDRCHERLAMQLPSFHPLRFSLGSVVETEGGAALSYTQAKKAQEYFMLFPERTVICYEEIEHRSEAGGREVTLNWEQMQKLILAKDKEGLLQRIDERFEQLRHMEGVTPEILQDFSMEWMIRFKMQVKEIRHSEEPEIYQEGFRRLRETTSIHEWIHILKEAAALTIDLLIRDVKSPVVQQVLNFIHESYAEDISLKTLGAQFNIHPVYLGQLFSKEVGDTFTEYINRYRIEKAKEQLRGTSSKVHEIARNVGYWETGYFYKQFKKYVGISPTEYKGLV; via the coding sequence ATGTATAAGGTATTCATTGTAGATGATGAGCCCTTTATCATTGAGGGTCTGTATGATATTGTCGATTGGGCCGGAATGGGCATGGAGATTGTGGGCAGGGCGGAGAATGGGCAGGAAGCGCTGGAAGCTCTGACCTCGCTCCGCGCGGATATTCTGATCACCGACATCTCCATGCCGCTGATGAACGGGCTGGATCTGATCCGTGCCGTCCGCAAGCTGCAGCCGGGGATGAAGGTGATTATCCTCAGCGGGTATGATGAATTTGGCTATCTCAAGGAAGGAATGACGCTCGGCATTGAAAATTATCTGCTCAAGCCGATCAATCTGGAGGAATTCAAGGCTACACTGAGCAATACCGTGGAGAAGCTTCATATGAGCAGAGTGGAAGATGAGCTGAATGCACAGAGCATTTCTATATTAAGAGACAACATTATGCACCGCTGGCTCCGGGAACAGATTGGGGCGAATGAATTCCGGGAGCGCTCGGAGCTGCTCGGCATACAGCTGGACAAGCCGCTGCTGCTGGCGGCACTCCTGCGGCCGGGGAAAGCGGCTGTCGGCGGGGAGTTTTTGAAGGCGGTTTCGGATGCGCTTGGGGACAGCAGGTCTGCCATTCTTTTTCAGGATATGGAAGGGGATACGGTGCTGCTGCATGGCTTAAGTGAATACCAGCGCGGCAAGGAGGAGGTTGACCGCTGCCATGAGCGGCTGGCTATGCAGCTGCCGTCCTTTCACCCGCTGCGCTTCTCACTGGGTTCTGTCGTGGAGACGGAAGGGGGAGCCGCACTAAGCTATACCCAGGCCAAAAAAGCCCAGGAATATTTCATGCTTTTTCCGGAACGGACCGTGATCTGCTATGAGGAGATTGAGCACCGCAGTGAAGCGGGCGGCCGCGAGGTTACGCTGAACTGGGAGCAGATGCAGAAGCTGATTCTGGCCAAGGATAAGGAAGGGCTGCTGCAGCGGATTGACGAGCGGTTCGAGCAGCTCCGGCATATGGAAGGCGTAACCCCGGAGATCCTGCAGGATTTCTCGATGGAATGGATGATCCGCTTCAAGATGCAGGTGAAGGAAATCAGGCACAGCGAAGAGCCGGAGATATACCAGGAGGGCTTCCGCAGACTCCGCGAGACAACCTCGATTCATGAATGGATTCATATTCTGAAGGAAGCTGCCGCGCTTACGATTGATCTGCTGATCCGCGATGTGAAAAGCCCGGTCGTGCAGCAGGTGCTTAATTTTATCCATGAATCCTACGCCGAGGATATTTCGCTGAAGACGCTCGGGGCACAGTTCAACATTCACCCGGTATACCTGGGGCAGCTGTTCAGCAAAGAGGTGGGCGATACCTTCACCGAATATATCAACCGTTACCGGATTGAGAAGGCCAAGGAACAGCTGCGGGGAACCTCCTCAAAGGTCCACGAGATTGCCAGGAATGTAGGCTATTGGGAAACGGGATATTTCTATAAGCAATTCAAAAAATATGTGGGAATTTCCCCTACTGAATACAAAGGACTTGTGTAG
- a CDS encoding ABC transporter substrate-binding protein: MSKKSKRLSLLVTSMMAFSVLLSACGGSNNNAGTNESASGSEGKSEKPVELIWYTIGAPQKDLDTVVAEINKYTKEKINATLKINMIDFGDYSQKMQVKVASGEPMDIMFTSSWALDYVQNARKGAFLEIDSLIDQYGKGIKDAIDPAFLEGSKVDGHNYAIPANKELPAQEVWRFNKELVDKYKLDISSATTLESIEPMLKTIKENEPGITPYAMVKDFMPVMPFDYIIEKMPMAVYLDTKDYKIVNILETPELKANLETVHKYYKAGYLSSEVATTTSVDDLYKSGKWFMDRASTQPMADNLWSASYGYPVVSSPAGKSYIYNWSVMGSMQAISANSEHPEKAMEFLNLLNTDPVLRNMVDSGIEGVHYEKVNDNTVKFLPEAKNYDMPTFSLGNVMITYLNEGDPADKWEQFKKFNEAGINAPLLGFNFDTSKVTSEIAAVQNVKEEFWAPLMTGTVDPNEYLPKAIEKFKAAGLDKIIAEAQTQIDAWKAANNK; the protein is encoded by the coding sequence ATGAGCAAGAAAAGCAAACGGTTATCCCTGTTAGTAACATCCATGATGGCATTCTCGGTGCTGCTCAGCGCATGCGGCGGTTCGAACAACAATGCCGGAACCAATGAATCTGCTTCAGGCTCGGAAGGCAAGTCGGAGAAACCGGTTGAGCTGATCTGGTACACCATCGGTGCGCCGCAGAAGGACCTGGACACGGTCGTGGCTGAAATCAACAAATATACCAAAGAGAAAATCAATGCAACCCTGAAAATCAACATGATCGACTTCGGCGATTACTCACAAAAAATGCAGGTTAAGGTAGCCTCCGGCGAGCCTATGGATATCATGTTTACGAGCTCCTGGGCCCTGGATTATGTGCAAAATGCCCGCAAAGGCGCATTTCTCGAAATTGACAGCCTGATCGATCAGTACGGCAAAGGCATCAAGGATGCCATCGACCCTGCCTTCCTGGAAGGCTCCAAGGTAGACGGACACAACTATGCCATCCCTGCCAACAAAGAGCTTCCGGCCCAGGAAGTATGGCGCTTCAACAAAGAGCTTGTGGACAAGTATAAGCTTGACATCAGCAGCGCAACCACTCTGGAAAGCATTGAGCCTATGCTCAAAACCATCAAAGAAAACGAACCGGGCATCACGCCATATGCGATGGTGAAGGATTTCATGCCGGTAATGCCGTTTGACTATATTATTGAAAAAATGCCGATGGCCGTTTATCTGGACACCAAGGACTATAAAATCGTCAATATTCTGGAAACTCCAGAGCTGAAAGCGAATCTTGAAACCGTACACAAATATTACAAGGCCGGTTACCTGTCGTCAGAAGTAGCGACGACTACCTCCGTAGATGACCTTTATAAATCCGGCAAATGGTTCATGGACCGCGCCTCTACACAGCCAATGGCTGACAATCTCTGGTCAGCCAGCTACGGCTATCCTGTAGTCTCCTCGCCAGCAGGCAAATCCTATATTTACAACTGGTCCGTTATGGGATCGATGCAGGCCATTTCCGCCAACTCCGAGCATCCGGAGAAAGCCATGGAATTCCTGAACCTGCTGAACACTGATCCGGTCCTGCGCAACATGGTCGATTCCGGTATTGAAGGCGTGCACTATGAAAAAGTCAACGACAACACTGTGAAGTTCCTGCCGGAAGCCAAAAATTATGACATGCCGACCTTCTCCCTGGGCAATGTCATGATCACTTACTTGAATGAAGGCGACCCTGCGGACAAATGGGAGCAGTTCAAGAAATTCAACGAAGCGGGCATCAATGCTCCGCTGCTCGGCTTCAACTTTGATACCTCCAAGGTAACGAGTGAAATTGCCGCTGTGCAGAACGTGAAGGAAGAATTCTGGGCACCGCTTATGACGGGAACCGTAGATCCTAACGAATACCTGCCAAAAGCAATTGAGAAATTCAAAGCTGCCGGACTCGATAAAATCATCGCAGAAGCACAAACCCAAATCGACGCCTGGAAAGCTGCGAACAACAAATAA
- a CDS encoding ABC transporter permease: protein MIRNIINNKVMLLMVLPGALWFLFFSYLPMVGTVIAFKEYRYSRDGFWASIINSKWVGWDNFKFLFTTNDAYVITRNTLLYNAVFILLGLVLSVAMAIVLAEIANKKLAKVYQTGMFLPYFLSWVVVGYFAFSFLSSESGVLNQILSYFGAEPINWYSEKKYWPVILVLVYLWKALGYNSVVYLAAIMGIDKSLYEAAMIDGAGKFQQIKNITLPLLSPIITIMTLLAIGKIFYADFGLFYQVPRNSGTLYSVTNVIDTYVYQGLKSTGEIGMSTAAGLYQSVVGFVLVITSNYIVRKFNKDSALF from the coding sequence ATGATCCGAAATATCATCAATAACAAAGTTATGCTGCTCATGGTTCTGCCGGGCGCGCTGTGGTTCCTCTTTTTCTCCTATCTGCCGATGGTGGGGACGGTTATCGCTTTTAAAGAATACCGCTACAGCCGGGACGGCTTTTGGGCCAGTATTATCAACAGCAAGTGGGTAGGCTGGGACAACTTCAAGTTCCTGTTCACCACGAATGACGCGTATGTCATCACCCGCAACACGCTTTTATACAATGCAGTCTTTATATTGCTGGGGCTGGTATTGTCGGTGGCCATGGCGATTGTGCTCGCAGAGATTGCCAACAAGAAGCTGGCGAAGGTCTATCAGACCGGCATGTTCCTGCCGTATTTTCTGTCCTGGGTTGTGGTCGGCTACTTTGCCTTCAGCTTTCTCAGCTCCGAGAGCGGTGTGCTGAACCAGATCCTGAGCTATTTTGGGGCAGAACCGATCAATTGGTATTCCGAGAAAAAATACTGGCCGGTGATCCTCGTCCTGGTATATCTGTGGAAGGCGCTGGGTTATAACAGCGTAGTCTATCTGGCGGCTATTATGGGGATCGACAAATCGCTGTATGAAGCGGCGATGATTGACGGTGCAGGCAAATTCCAGCAGATCAAGAATATCACGCTGCCGCTGCTCAGCCCGATTATTACGATTATGACCCTGCTGGCTATCGGGAAAATCTTTTATGCCGACTTCGGCCTGTTCTACCAGGTGCCCCGCAACTCCGGGACGCTCTACAGTGTTACGAACGTTATCGATACCTATGTCTACCAAGGCCTCAAATCTACAGGCGAAATTGGCATGAGTACTGCAGCGGGCCTGTATCAATCCGTGGTCGGCTTCGTGCTTGTCATTACCTCGAACTATATCGTGCGTAAATTCAATAAGGACAGCGCCTTATTCTAG